The proteins below come from a single Gordonia pseudamarae genomic window:
- a CDS encoding MCE family protein, whose translation MISKLAKIQLIAFAIVGIVAVVYAGAKYARLDKLSGLGQYDVTVQMAESSGGIFKNAEVTYQGTPVGTVGDLKLTKDGVDVILNLNKSAPKVPASASAVIANRSAVGEQFIDLQPTSSAGPFLKDGSVIPRERTSIPPPVENILNSAIKFTEEVPIDDFHTVVTELGEAFNRQSENLERLVDSLGVLAKAGVDSLPETISLIENSNVVLGTQAEQKDEILSWARNLDVVTETLKSSDPDIRRVLKNGPSAGTELSELFRKHGGDLTKVMKDLGTTMRTIGPTGYATNTIFAMLSALSSGSKSVVPGDGQIHFGIVLETNNPPACTKGYESTQKIIEEMKKRNPDFDINYDEFPFNTQAECKVPVGNPTGVRSAARADLANPTIPQPWDNTPKKDPDKLNLNPIATQLAGLLGIHAK comes from the coding sequence GTGATCAGCAAGCTAGCCAAAATCCAGCTGATCGCGTTCGCGATCGTCGGCATCGTCGCTGTGGTGTACGCTGGCGCCAAGTACGCGCGCCTGGACAAGTTGTCCGGACTCGGCCAGTACGACGTGACGGTGCAGATGGCCGAGTCGTCGGGCGGCATCTTCAAGAACGCCGAGGTGACCTACCAGGGCACGCCGGTCGGTACGGTCGGCGATCTGAAGCTGACCAAGGACGGCGTCGACGTCATCCTGAATCTCAACAAGAGCGCCCCGAAGGTTCCCGCGTCGGCGAGTGCCGTGATCGCCAACCGCTCGGCGGTCGGCGAACAGTTCATCGACCTGCAGCCGACGTCGTCGGCGGGCCCGTTCCTCAAGGACGGCTCGGTGATCCCGAGGGAGCGCACGTCGATTCCGCCACCGGTCGAAAACATCCTGAACTCGGCGATCAAGTTCACCGAGGAAGTGCCGATCGATGATTTCCACACGGTTGTCACCGAGTTGGGCGAGGCGTTCAACAGGCAGAGTGAGAACCTCGAACGTCTCGTGGACTCGCTGGGTGTGCTGGCCAAGGCGGGTGTCGACTCGTTGCCCGAGACCATCTCGCTGATCGAGAACTCGAATGTGGTGCTGGGTACGCAGGCCGAGCAGAAGGACGAGATCCTGAGCTGGGCCCGCAACCTCGACGTGGTCACCGAGACACTCAAGTCGTCCGATCCGGACATTCGGCGGGTGCTGAAGAACGGTCCGTCGGCGGGTACCGAGTTGTCGGAGTTGTTCCGCAAACACGGTGGTGACCTGACCAAGGTCATGAAGGATCTCGGCACCACGATGCGGACGATCGGGCCTACCGGTTACGCCACCAACACCATCTTCGCGATGCTGTCGGCGCTGTCTTCCGGCAGCAAGAGCGTGGTTCCCGGTGACGGGCAGATCCACTTCGGCATCGTGCTGGAGACCAATAACCCGCCGGCCTGCACCAAGGGCTACGAGAGCACGCAGAAGATCATCGAGGAGATGAAGAAGCGGAACCCGGACTTCGACATCAACTACGACGAGTTTCCGTTCAACACGCAGGCCGAATGCAAGGTTCCGGTGGGCAATCCGACGGGTGTGCGCAGCGCGGCACGCGCCGACCTGGCCAATCCGACGATTCCTCAGCCCTGGGACAACACTCCCAAGAAGGATCCGGACAAGCTCAATCTCAACCCGATCGCGACGCAGCTCGCGGGCCTACTCGGTATCCACGCCAAGTAG